Proteins encoded within one genomic window of Actinoplanes octamycinicus:
- a CDS encoding saccharopine dehydrogenase family protein — protein MSDLTRDFDVVLYGASGFVGALVAKHLAGYAPAGTRIALAGRSAAKLADVKSRLKVDWPVLIADAGDAEALAAVAGRTRVVITTVGPYAKYGRPLAHACAAAGTDYVDLTGEVLFARDSIDENHELARSTGARIIHSCGFDSIPSDLGVHVLHQQVERDGAGELTDTTLVVTSMSGGISGGTIDSMRNQVDVLKQKPELRKVAGSPYSLSPDRHAEPKLGRQSDMDTLVASEVDPSLRGRLAPFVMASYNTRVVRRSNALRGWAYGREFKYREAMSVGASPIAPLVAIGTKLGLGALVVGLALPPTRYLLDRVLPKPGEGPSEKVQQNGHFTMDIFTTTSTGARYTARFRAKGDPGYAATAVMLGESALALVLDRDALPESDGGVLTPATGLGDALVTRLRAAGFEISARKA, from the coding sequence ATGAGCGATCTCACCCGCGACTTCGACGTCGTCCTCTACGGCGCGTCCGGCTTCGTCGGCGCCCTGGTGGCGAAACACCTCGCCGGATACGCGCCGGCCGGCACCCGCATCGCCCTGGCCGGACGCTCCGCGGCGAAACTCGCCGACGTCAAGTCCCGGCTGAAGGTCGACTGGCCGGTTCTGATCGCCGACGCCGGCGACGCGGAGGCGCTGGCCGCGGTGGCCGGCCGGACCCGCGTGGTGATCACCACGGTGGGGCCGTACGCGAAGTACGGTCGTCCGCTCGCGCACGCCTGCGCCGCGGCCGGCACCGACTATGTCGATCTGACCGGTGAGGTGCTGTTCGCCCGGGACAGCATCGACGAGAACCATGAGCTCGCTCGCAGCACCGGTGCGCGGATCATCCACTCGTGCGGCTTCGACTCCATTCCGTCCGACCTCGGCGTGCACGTGCTGCACCAGCAGGTCGAGCGGGACGGCGCGGGGGAACTCACCGACACGACGCTGGTGGTGACCAGCATGTCCGGCGGCATCAGCGGCGGGACGATCGACTCGATGCGCAACCAGGTGGACGTGCTCAAACAGAAGCCGGAGCTGCGCAAGGTGGCGGGCAGTCCGTATTCGCTCAGCCCGGATCGGCACGCCGAGCCGAAACTGGGTCGGCAGAGTGACATGGACACGCTGGTCGCCTCCGAAGTGGACCCGTCGTTGCGGGGGCGGCTCGCGCCGTTCGTCATGGCGTCCTACAACACCCGGGTGGTGCGGCGGAGCAACGCGCTGCGGGGCTGGGCGTACGGTCGCGAATTCAAGTACCGCGAGGCGATGAGCGTCGGGGCGTCACCGATCGCGCCGCTCGTGGCGATCGGCACGAAACTCGGCCTCGGGGCGCTGGTCGTCGGGCTGGCGTTGCCGCCGACGCGCTACCTGCTGGACCGGGTCCTGCCGAAACCGGGGGAGGGGCCGAGCGAGAAGGTCCAGCAGAACGGGCATTTCACCATGGACATCTTCACGACCACCTCGACCGGGGCGCGGTACACGGCTCGCTTCCGGGCCAAAGGTGACCCGGGGTATGCGGCCACCGCGGTCATGCTGGGGGAGTCGGCGCTGGCGCTCGTGCTGGACCGGGATGCGCTCCCGGAGTCCGATGGTGGTGTGCTGACGCCGGCCACCGGCCTTGGCGACGCGCTGGTCACCCGGCTGCGCGCGGCCGGCTTCGAGATCTCGGCGCGGAAGGCGTAG
- a CDS encoding class I SAM-dependent methyltransferase: MTPAEEFAASSRSDGGGIGSGEADAQSSRSDGGGIGSGEAGAQSSHEGGVPADHPLHGEGHWADYNAGQGDREVRETFRLAVELAGAGSGRTAVDLGCGAGRETRALLEGGWEVHAYDSDASMLAAVDRGNPRLNAHLLSFEQITELPRADLIYAGYSLPYQNRASFDRLWTLVRAALAPGGLLAVDLFGVRDAWAGNSDWTFLTAAEASGLAAGLKVEHWREEDEVGPAFSGPKHWHVFELIARRV, from the coding sequence ATGACCCCGGCTGAGGAGTTCGCGGCGTCGTCTCGCTCGGACGGCGGCGGTATCGGCTCGGGTGAGGCGGACGCGCAGTCGTCTCGCTCGGACGGCGGCGGTATCGGCTCGGGTGAGGCGGGCGCGCAGTCGTCTCACGAGGGTGGAGTGCCGGCGGATCATCCCTTGCACGGGGAGGGGCATTGGGCTGACTACAACGCTGGGCAGGGGGACCGGGAGGTTCGCGAGACGTTCCGGCTGGCGGTGGAGTTGGCGGGGGCGGGCAGCGGGCGTACCGCTGTTGACCTTGGCTGTGGGGCTGGGCGGGAGACCCGGGCGCTGCTCGAAGGTGGCTGGGAAGTGCATGCCTATGACAGCGATGCCAGCATGCTCGCGGCTGTTGATCGGGGGAACCCCCGGCTGAACGCTCACCTGCTCTCCTTCGAGCAGATCACCGAACTGCCTCGGGCTGACCTGATCTATGCCGGGTACTCGCTGCCGTACCAGAATCGCGCATCGTTCGATCGATTGTGGACGCTGGTCCGGGCGGCGCTGGCGCCGGGTGGTCTGCTGGCGGTGGATCTGTTCGGTGTGCGCGATGCCTGGGCGGGGAACTCGGACTGGACCTTTTTGACCGCTGCAGAGGCCTCCGGGCTGGCGGCCGGGCTGAAGGTTGAGCACTGGCGTGAAGAGGACGAGGTGGGGCCGGCATTCAGCGGGCCCAAGCACTGGCACGTCTTCGAGCTGATCGCTCGTCGGGTTTGA
- a CDS encoding GNAT family N-acetyltransferase gives MALLDEPDIARWTPMPSPFDVEAGLAYLKRARQGRLTGRRIQLAITTDGAAPLGEVLLFGVNPTLREAELGYLVGAHYRRRGLAAAALSLLTDYACGTLRLSRLLLRIDPGNSASTAVARRCGYRLTGEPPIPQEGPYGPTSLDTWEYVEGLPGARRERLRNVASRRYGRRT, from the coding sequence GTGGCATTGCTGGATGAGCCAGACATCGCTCGGTGGACGCCGATGCCGTCGCCGTTCGATGTGGAGGCGGGGCTGGCCTATCTGAAGCGGGCCCGGCAGGGGCGGCTGACCGGGCGGCGGATCCAGCTGGCGATCACCACGGACGGGGCGGCGCCGCTCGGTGAGGTGCTGCTCTTCGGGGTCAACCCGACGCTGCGCGAGGCGGAGCTGGGCTATCTGGTCGGTGCGCACTATCGGCGGCGGGGCCTGGCCGCGGCCGCCTTGTCGCTGCTGACCGACTATGCCTGCGGGACGTTGCGGCTGAGCCGGCTGCTGCTGCGGATCGACCCGGGAAACTCGGCGAGCACCGCGGTGGCGCGGCGGTGCGGATACCGGCTGACCGGTGAGCCGCCGATCCCGCAGGAGGGGCCCTATGGCCCGACCAGCCTGGACACCTGGGAGTACGTGGAGGGCCTGCCGGGCGCCCGCCGCGAACGCCTGAGAAATGTCGCATCCCGGCGGTACGGTCGTCGCACCTGA
- a CDS encoding DNA glycosylase AlkZ-like family protein has protein sequence MIEVDRAQALAFRLGALGLTERVDARPADLPVLDLGVQEYTAGSTHVALAARTSAELEDDRLVAVWAARGAPHLHRRTNVLALTAQLWPFSDADAAARIKSGQIPDGSRLGIEALRVTAEAFRAVVREPMPRGEASTEVSKRVPAELTFDCKGCQARHIAGNIWQQAGLAGGVQVLSRGRDAMLGPLDPPVPPLPEANQGIADLITTYLRFLGPAGPAEVAKYLMSTTAEIRSRWPADLVEVRVDGRKAWVPADRVSALESAATPRGVRLLPAMDPLLQSRDRDLLVPERERQKEVWRTLGNPGVVLLDGEIAGVWRPRMAGKKRVELTVTGFVPFGAAQREQIETEATVVARARGVPAATTVFE, from the coding sequence GTGATCGAGGTGGATCGGGCGCAGGCGCTGGCCTTCCGGCTCGGCGCGCTGGGGCTCACCGAGCGGGTCGATGCCCGGCCGGCCGACCTGCCGGTGCTGGACCTGGGCGTGCAGGAGTACACGGCGGGTTCCACGCACGTCGCCTTGGCCGCCCGCACCAGCGCCGAGCTGGAGGACGACCGGCTGGTCGCCGTCTGGGCGGCCCGGGGCGCGCCGCACCTGCACCGGCGGACCAATGTGCTCGCACTGACCGCCCAGTTGTGGCCGTTCAGCGACGCGGACGCGGCAGCGCGGATCAAGAGCGGGCAGATTCCGGACGGGTCCCGGCTCGGCATCGAGGCGCTGCGGGTCACCGCGGAGGCGTTCCGTGCGGTGGTGCGCGAGCCGATGCCGCGTGGCGAGGCGAGCACCGAGGTGAGCAAGCGGGTGCCCGCCGAGCTGACCTTCGACTGCAAGGGCTGCCAGGCGCGACACATCGCCGGGAATATCTGGCAGCAGGCCGGGCTGGCCGGCGGGGTGCAGGTGCTGTCCCGGGGCCGGGATGCGATGCTCGGGCCGCTCGATCCGCCGGTGCCGCCGCTGCCCGAGGCGAACCAGGGCATCGCCGACCTGATCACCACCTATCTGCGGTTCCTCGGTCCGGCCGGTCCGGCCGAGGTGGCGAAATATCTGATGAGCACGACCGCCGAGATCCGGTCGCGATGGCCGGCCGACCTGGTGGAGGTTCGCGTCGACGGGCGGAAGGCATGGGTGCCGGCCGACCGGGTGTCCGCGCTGGAGTCGGCGGCGACGCCACGCGGGGTGCGGCTGCTGCCGGCGATGGACCCGCTGCTGCAGAGCCGTGACCGGGATCTGCTGGTGCCCGAGCGGGAGCGGCAGAAAGAGGTGTGGCGGACGCTCGGCAACCCGGGCGTGGTGCTGCTCGACGGGGAGATCGCCGGGGTGTGGCGGCCGCGGATGGCCGGGAAGAAGCGGGTGGAGCTGACGGTGACCGGCTTCGTGCCGTTCGGGGCGGCGCAGCGCGAGCAGATCGAGACGGAGGCCACCGTGGTCGCGCGGGCCCGGGGCGTCCCGGCGGCGACTACGGTGTTCGAGTGA
- a CDS encoding DUF3040 domain-containing protein, with product MLSKEDSRRLAQLERQLRRDDPDFCARMGGGNFSVPTPRPPLALFIVAAVIAVAAIVLGAVGWWIAALIVAVWGVVTAIAASYRLHKFRTR from the coding sequence ATGCTCAGCAAAGAGGACAGCCGACGGCTGGCACAGCTGGAGCGGCAGCTCCGGCGCGACGACCCGGACTTCTGTGCCCGGATGGGCGGCGGCAACTTCAGCGTGCCGACCCCCAGGCCGCCGTTAGCCCTCTTCATCGTCGCCGCCGTGATCGCCGTCGCCGCGATCGTCCTCGGCGCCGTCGGCTGGTGGATCGCCGCCCTGATCGTCGCCGTCTGGGGCGTCGTCACCGCCATCGCCGCCAGCTACCGCCTCCACAAATTCCGCACCCGCTGA
- a CDS encoding bifunctional glycosyltransferase family 2/GtrA family protein, which produces MSLSTLPSPDAGAARVTAPVLDVVVPVHNEEADLEPCIRRLHAHLTADVPYPFRITIADNASVDGTAAVARHLAATYPEVEAVHLTQKGRGRALNHVWTHSDAAVLAYMDVDLSTDLGALLPLVAPLISGHSDLAIGSRLARGSRVVRGAKREFISRGYNLILRTTMAARFSDAQCGFKAIRAEVARRLLPMVEDTGWFFDTEMLVLAERAGLRIHEVPVDWVDDPDSRVDIVATAVADLRGIVRITRALSTGRLPLAALREQLGRNPLPVDGVPAGLTGQLIRFAGVGVASTLAYLALYALLRVGLGPQSANLVALLVTAVANTAANRRLTFGVRGGDGALRHQAQGLVVFGIGLALTSGSLAVLDAAATQPSRFVELAVLVLANLVATAVRFLMLRIWVFRGSRR; this is translated from the coding sequence ATGAGCCTTTCGACGCTGCCTTCGCCGGACGCCGGGGCGGCCCGGGTCACCGCCCCGGTGCTCGACGTGGTCGTACCGGTCCACAACGAAGAGGCTGATCTCGAGCCCTGCATCCGGCGGCTGCACGCCCATCTCACGGCGGATGTCCCGTACCCGTTCCGGATCACCATCGCCGACAACGCGAGCGTCGACGGGACCGCCGCGGTGGCCCGGCACCTCGCCGCGACGTACCCCGAGGTCGAGGCGGTGCACCTGACCCAGAAGGGCCGCGGCCGGGCGCTGAACCACGTCTGGACGCACTCCGACGCCGCCGTGCTGGCCTACATGGACGTCGACCTGTCGACCGACCTCGGCGCGCTGCTGCCGCTGGTCGCGCCGCTGATCTCGGGACACTCCGATCTGGCGATCGGATCCCGGCTGGCGCGCGGTTCGCGGGTGGTCCGGGGCGCGAAGCGCGAGTTCATCTCGCGCGGCTACAACCTCATTCTGCGTACGACCATGGCCGCCCGGTTCTCCGACGCGCAGTGTGGCTTCAAGGCGATCCGTGCCGAGGTGGCGCGCCGGCTGCTGCCGATGGTGGAGGACACCGGCTGGTTCTTCGACACCGAGATGCTGGTCCTGGCCGAGCGGGCCGGGCTGCGCATCCACGAGGTCCCGGTGGACTGGGTGGACGATCCGGACAGCCGGGTGGACATCGTGGCCACCGCGGTCGCCGACCTGAGGGGCATCGTCCGGATCACCCGCGCGCTGAGCACCGGCCGGCTGCCGCTGGCCGCCCTGCGCGAGCAGCTCGGGCGCAACCCGCTGCCGGTCGACGGGGTGCCGGCCGGGCTGACCGGACAGCTGATCCGGTTCGCCGGGGTCGGTGTCGCCAGCACGCTCGCCTACCTGGCGCTCTACGCGCTGCTCCGGGTCGGCCTCGGACCGCAATCGGCCAACCTGGTGGCGTTGCTGGTCACGGCGGTGGCGAACACCGCGGCCAACCGCCGGCTCACCTTCGGGGTACGCGGCGGCGACGGCGCGCTCCGGCATCAGGCGCAGGGCCTGGTGGTCTTCGGCATCGGGCTGGCGCTGACCAGCGGCTCGCTGGCCGTGCTCGACGCGGCGGCCACCCAGCCGTCCCGCTTCGTCGAGCTGGCCGTGCTGGTGCTGGCCAATCTGGTGGCTACCGCGGTCCGCTTCCTGATGTTGCGGATCTGGGTGTTCCGCGGCTCTCGCCGTTGA
- the fxsA gene encoding FxSxx-COOH cyclophane-containing RiPP peptide, whose product MEARLVDVTAIPLDRLIADDDSVLGNALRRLLTDVDGAGDILAAFDNFAGEPSEQPGPGVQREPGVQPEPGVRG is encoded by the coding sequence GTGGAGGCTCGGTTGGTCGACGTGACCGCCATTCCGTTGGACCGGCTGATCGCTGACGACGATTCCGTGCTGGGCAACGCGTTGCGCCGATTGCTCACCGATGTCGACGGAGCCGGTGACATCCTCGCCGCCTTCGACAACTTCGCGGGAGAGCCCAGCGAGCAGCCAGGGCCCGGCGTGCAGCGAGAGCCGGGCGTGCAGCCAGAGCCGGGCGTGCGGGGATAG
- the fxsT gene encoding FxSxx-COOH system tetratricopeptide repeat protein, which translates to MAVQMPGPDQLSPGPLRDLVSALHELYRDAGKPGVRVISTDIKNRQDLRDTVSHETVSAMLRGEGLPKWMKLECVVRVLAARSVERPEPDEVVRRFLRHWLTASDDPDSANRVRAAAPSEDFVAPPVQEPSETVKSAAQAPNLPARNTDFTGRDLLLDEVRRRLAAETSFPVILYGLGGTGKTQLAAEYVHRWGAAEREVVWWVGAEDPTVARIALAALGERLGLPANRDLRQTVQSVIGELERGRVSWLLVFDNAEMSEDLLGLLPSPARGQVLLTSRDPNWASIGAAIEVPPFDRAESIQFLRRRGRDIVGADADRLADRLGDLPLALEQVAAVQAATGMAPAELMQLFDEHMQELLATGRPQHYTNTVVAFVRIAVDRLRVRAPAAAYLFELFAHLGAEPVSVSLLQSGAGVQVSAPLARALNDPIQMGRSVQTLRRFGLARLEQGTQRIAVHRLVQVALRVALDEAALERGRANLAYLLAQANPGSPDDVRTWDLHAEIAPHVVPAGLIEAGHPPARDLVVDQVRYLYRVGDYAGSLRLGDLALAAWRETDRPDVSQALEELAMRVTFQRTETLRALGRYDESRALSVESWNRLRDSPDYGPGHEFTVRAARTVAAHDRIYGAYADALRVDQETLEHCRATTLPAGEKDELILHQMNNVAVNLRLLGDFRQAFAIDEEVLRRRRDRFGDRDSRTLLSVSNLARDHLGLGHFQQALELQQEWLPAYRARVGARHHHVLMSARTVAVALRKLGRYPEALAAAREGYEASQAHFGPDHEHTLAAMMTLANASYAAALADNQRPDEAKELARLAVARYRRIFGAENPATLAAEVNHAIILRALGDPRALDMDRITLSELQERLGDEHPYTLCAAANYALDLSLGQADDARDLLERTLEASRRVRGEQHPDTLACAINLAHELRNTGSSGSAQELLDSTLGTLRRVLGRDHPSTINAARGATAECDIEPPPT; encoded by the coding sequence GTGGCGGTACAGATGCCCGGACCCGATCAATTGTCGCCCGGCCCATTACGTGATCTGGTCTCCGCCCTGCACGAGCTCTACCGGGACGCCGGCAAACCGGGGGTGCGGGTGATCAGCACCGACATCAAGAACCGTCAGGATCTCCGGGACACGGTCAGCCACGAGACGGTCAGCGCCATGCTCCGCGGCGAGGGGCTGCCCAAGTGGATGAAGCTGGAATGCGTGGTGCGGGTGCTCGCCGCCCGGTCGGTCGAGCGGCCGGAGCCGGACGAGGTGGTCCGCCGGTTCCTGCGGCACTGGCTGACCGCCTCGGACGACCCGGACTCGGCGAACCGGGTCCGGGCGGCCGCGCCCAGCGAGGACTTCGTGGCGCCGCCCGTCCAGGAACCGTCCGAAACCGTCAAGTCGGCCGCCCAGGCGCCGAACCTGCCCGCCCGCAACACCGACTTCACCGGCCGGGACCTGCTGCTCGACGAGGTCCGCCGGCGGCTCGCGGCGGAGACCTCGTTCCCGGTGATCCTCTACGGCCTGGGCGGCACCGGGAAGACCCAGCTGGCCGCCGAGTACGTGCACCGCTGGGGCGCCGCCGAGCGGGAGGTGGTCTGGTGGGTGGGCGCCGAGGACCCGACCGTGGCCCGGATCGCGCTGGCCGCCCTGGGTGAGCGGCTCGGCCTGCCGGCCAACCGGGACCTGCGGCAGACCGTGCAGTCGGTGATCGGCGAGCTGGAGCGCGGCCGGGTCTCCTGGCTGCTGGTCTTCGACAACGCCGAGATGTCCGAGGACCTGCTCGGCCTGCTGCCCTCGCCGGCCCGGGGCCAGGTGCTGCTCACCTCCCGGGACCCGAACTGGGCGAGCATCGGCGCGGCGATCGAGGTGCCGCCGTTCGACCGGGCGGAGAGCATCCAGTTCCTGCGCCGGCGCGGCCGGGACATCGTCGGGGCGGACGCCGACCGGCTCGCCGACCGCCTCGGCGACCTGCCGCTGGCCCTGGAGCAGGTCGCCGCGGTGCAGGCCGCGACCGGGATGGCGCCGGCCGAGCTGATGCAGCTCTTCGACGAGCACATGCAGGAGCTGCTGGCCACCGGGCGGCCGCAGCACTACACCAACACGGTGGTGGCGTTCGTCCGGATCGCGGTGGACCGGCTGCGGGTACGGGCGCCGGCCGCGGCGTACCTCTTCGAGCTCTTCGCGCACCTGGGCGCCGAGCCGGTCTCCGTGTCGCTGCTGCAGAGCGGGGCCGGCGTGCAGGTGTCCGCGCCGCTGGCCCGGGCGCTCAACGACCCGATCCAGATGGGCCGCAGCGTCCAGACGCTGCGCCGGTTCGGGCTGGCGCGGCTGGAGCAGGGCACCCAGCGGATCGCGGTGCACCGGCTGGTGCAGGTGGCGCTGCGGGTGGCGCTGGACGAGGCGGCGCTGGAGCGCGGGCGGGCGAACCTGGCGTACCTGCTGGCCCAGGCGAACCCGGGTTCGCCGGACGACGTACGGACCTGGGACCTGCACGCCGAGATCGCCCCGCACGTGGTGCCGGCCGGCCTGATCGAGGCCGGCCACCCACCAGCCCGGGACCTGGTCGTCGACCAGGTCCGTTACCTCTACCGGGTCGGTGACTACGCCGGCAGCCTGCGGCTGGGTGACCTGGCGCTGGCCGCGTGGCGCGAGACGGACCGCCCGGACGTGTCCCAGGCGCTGGAGGAGCTGGCCATGCGGGTCACCTTCCAGCGCACCGAGACGCTGCGCGCGCTGGGCCGCTACGACGAGTCCCGGGCGCTGAGCGTCGAGTCGTGGAACCGGCTGCGGGACAGCCCCGACTACGGGCCGGGACACGAGTTCACCGTGCGCGCCGCCCGGACCGTCGCCGCCCACGACCGGATCTACGGCGCCTACGCCGACGCGCTGCGGGTCGACCAGGAGACGCTGGAGCACTGCCGGGCCACCACGCTGCCGGCCGGCGAGAAGGACGAGCTGATCCTGCACCAGATGAACAACGTCGCGGTGAACCTGCGGCTGCTCGGCGACTTCCGGCAGGCCTTCGCGATCGACGAGGAGGTGCTGCGCCGGCGGCGGGACCGGTTCGGCGACCGGGACAGCCGGACCCTGCTGTCGGTCAGCAACCTGGCCCGCGACCATCTCGGGCTGGGCCACTTCCAGCAGGCGCTGGAGCTGCAGCAGGAGTGGCTGCCGGCGTACCGGGCGCGGGTCGGGGCGCGGCACCACCACGTGCTGATGAGCGCCCGGACGGTCGCGGTCGCGCTGCGCAAGCTGGGGCGCTATCCGGAGGCGCTGGCCGCGGCCCGGGAGGGGTACGAGGCCAGCCAGGCCCACTTCGGGCCGGACCACGAGCACACCCTGGCCGCCATGATGACCCTGGCGAACGCCAGTTACGCCGCCGCGCTGGCCGACAACCAGCGGCCGGACGAGGCCAAGGAACTGGCCCGGCTGGCCGTCGCGCGGTACCGGCGGATCTTCGGGGCGGAGAACCCGGCGACCCTGGCGGCCGAGGTGAACCACGCGATCATCCTGCGGGCGCTGGGAGACCCGCGGGCACTCGACATGGATCGGATTACCCTGTCCGAGTTACAGGAGCGGCTCGGCGACGAGCATCCCTACACGCTGTGCGCGGCGGCCAACTACGCCCTCGACTTGTCGCTCGGCCAGGCAGACGACGCCCGTGACCTGCTGGAACGTACGCTGGAAGCGTCCCGCCGGGTGCGCGGTGAGCAGCATCCGGACACCCTCGCGTGCGCGATCAACTTGGCACACGAGTTGCGAAATACCGGGTCGTCCGGCAGCGCGCAGGAGCTTTTGGACTCTACACTTGGCACGCTCCGGAGGGTCCTCGGCAGAGACCATCCGAGCACCATCAACGCTGCTCGCGGTGCGACGGCCGAGTGTGACATCGAACCGCCCCCGACCTGA
- a CDS encoding FxsB family cyclophane-forming radical SAM/SPASM peptide maturase: MIPVRSDPPLLAGAAEPAWPHRLLDVRALTAGGWTPRPFRDFVIKVHQRCNLACDYCYMYTMADQSWKARPATMPAEVARAAADRIGAHVRTHDLRRIRFILHGGEPLMAGREGLRSIVGTLRSALPETCVADVGLQTNGVLLDEPMLDELQALGATVGVSLDGPAVANDRHRRTVNGRGSFAAVDRALTLLGRPERRSAYAGLLCTVDPRTDPVACYETLLGYAPPAIDLLFPHANWAEPPWRPAPDATPYADWLIAVFDRWYGAERQETRIRLFESIISLLLGGGSRSEQVGLSPVAVAVIETDGAVEQEDSLKSAYEGACATGVSVLTDDLDAALTHPGVAARQIGRDALADDCRACPLHPVCGAGHYAHRFRPADGFRNPSVYCADLTRLITHIHRRVGADLARLNGAAPR; encoded by the coding sequence ATGATCCCGGTCCGATCTGACCCGCCGCTCCTGGCCGGCGCCGCCGAGCCGGCGTGGCCGCACCGCTTGCTCGACGTCCGGGCGCTGACCGCCGGTGGCTGGACCCCGCGGCCGTTCCGCGACTTCGTGATCAAGGTGCATCAGCGCTGCAATCTGGCCTGCGACTACTGCTACATGTACACGATGGCGGACCAGTCGTGGAAAGCCCGGCCGGCCACCATGCCGGCCGAGGTGGCCCGGGCCGCCGCCGACCGGATCGGCGCCCACGTGCGCACCCACGACCTGCGCCGGATCCGGTTCATCCTGCACGGCGGGGAGCCGCTGATGGCCGGCCGGGAGGGACTGCGGTCGATCGTCGGCACGCTGCGCTCCGCGCTGCCGGAGACCTGCGTCGCCGACGTCGGGCTGCAGACCAACGGGGTGCTGCTCGACGAGCCGATGCTGGACGAGTTGCAGGCGCTCGGGGCCACCGTCGGGGTGAGCCTGGACGGGCCGGCGGTGGCCAACGACCGGCACCGCCGGACGGTCAACGGGCGGGGCAGCTTCGCCGCGGTGGACCGGGCGCTCACCCTGCTCGGCCGGCCGGAGCGGCGCAGCGCGTACGCCGGCCTGCTCTGCACCGTCGACCCGCGCACCGATCCGGTGGCCTGCTACGAGACCCTGCTCGGCTACGCGCCGCCCGCCATCGACCTGCTCTTCCCGCACGCCAACTGGGCCGAGCCGCCGTGGCGACCGGCGCCGGACGCCACGCCGTACGCGGACTGGCTGATCGCCGTCTTCGACCGGTGGTACGGCGCCGAGCGGCAGGAGACCCGGATCCGCCTCTTCGAATCGATCATCAGCCTGCTGCTCGGCGGGGGCAGCCGCAGCGAACAGGTCGGGCTCAGCCCGGTCGCGGTCGCAGTGATCGAGACCGACGGCGCGGTGGAGCAGGAGGACTCGCTCAAGTCGGCGTACGAGGGAGCCTGCGCCACCGGCGTCAGCGTGCTCACCGACGACCTGGACGCGGCGCTGACCCACCCCGGCGTGGCGGCCCGCCAGATCGGCCGGGACGCGCTCGCCGACGACTGCCGGGCCTGCCCGCTGCACCCGGTCTGCGGGGCCGGCCACTACGCGCACCGGTTCCGCCCGGCCGACGGCTTCCGGAACCCGTCGGTCTACTGCGCCGACCTGACCCGGCTGATCACCCACATCCATCGCCGGGTCGGCGCCGACCTGGCCCGGCTGAACGGGGCCGCACCGCGATGA